One Bombilactobacillus folatiphilus genomic window, TAGGAGTTTTAATTGCCTTATTAGTGGGCGCAAGTCAAGGCGATACACATTATTGGTCACTAATTATTTTAGGCTTATTAATTGGTGGATTTAGTGCAGGTTTATTTGATGGCTTCAAGGCACCATTTCAAGCTTATCAAACTAATAAATCTACTAATAATGCTCCAGAAACACCAGTGCAATGGCAACCCAGTTCAGCCCAGCTAAACGAAAGTGCCAAAGATGAGGGGAGTGTGCCGAAAGATGCAAATCAATAAAGATTATGTATTAGGAGATAATGAAGGGGATGCTCGTACCGCGCAAAATTATTATGTTATTTTGCATGAATCGGGTAATGCCAACGATTGTAATGATCCAAATGCTATTTTGCATGAAGTGCAATATATGCGCAATAACTACAACAATGCTTACGTTACCCATTTTGTGGGTGGCGGCGGTCAAGTCTATCAGATTGGTGAGCCGGGATATGTATCGTGGGGAGCTTTGTCGGCTAATCCGTACGCCCCGGCACAGATTGAATTGGCAGAAACTAATGATCCAGAAACATTTAAAAAAGATTATGTAGCATATGTAACTTTAGCCCGTGATTTGGCTAATCAGTATGGCATTCCTTTGACCTTGGATGCGGGTGGTGCAGGAACACCTGGTATTAAATCCCACCAATGGGTGACAAATAATTATGATGGCGATCATGTTGATCCGTATCCTTATTTTAGTAAGCACGGTATCACTCAAGAACAGTTAGCTCATGATTTGGCGAATGGTATAGCTGAACAAACAGATACTATTAACAATGTGATTACTGTTGACGTGGGTTCGGATGGTGTTTCTACTGTTTTATTTAATAAAACTGATCCATTGGATACTACTTGGTGTTCGCACGGATCGTCATGGAAATCTTTTGGAATTATCGGTGATAAATTAAATCGTCCGATGTTCAAAGTTGCCGAAGATATTTATATTCCACAACGCTGTACCACTTTGAAAAACATTGTTCAGATAAATTATGCAGCTGGTTATGGTGTCAATGCAGTG contains:
- a CDS encoding holin, which produces MDWINSLNLGSSMEIVLIGALCLMLTQAIKQTKLNNHWLPWVAMALGVLIALLVGASQGDTHYWSLIILGLLIGGFSAGLFDGFKAPFQAYQTNKSTNNAPETPVQWQPSSAQLNESAKDEGSVPKDANQ
- a CDS encoding peptidoglycan recognition protein family protein, producing MQINKDYVLGDNEGDARTAQNYYVILHESGNANDCNDPNAILHEVQYMRNNYNNAYVTHFVGGGGQVYQIGEPGYVSWGALSANPYAPAQIELAETNDPETFKKDYVAYVTLARDLANQYGIPLTLDAGGAGTPGIKSHQWVTNNYDGDHVDPYPYFSKHGITQEQLAHDLANGIAEQTDTINNVITVDVGSDGVSTVLFNKTDPLDTTWCSHGSSWKSFGIIGDKLNRPMFKVAEDIYIPQRCTTLKNIVQINYAAGYGVNAVDKKGKELPGTNSKFKAGTKWATEDKLYNLPKVGLAYKVSTNEYIAVKYQVGSGFQG